The sequence agaagaagaagaagaagaagagattgggcaaaactgcccaaccagaggaagagagagcaaaAGCTCCGGGAGAGAAAGGAAAGAGTGCTGGCGAATAGGGAGAAGAGACAGAGGAGACCGCCCAATCGGAACagagaaaggaggaaaggagagagggctaGAAGCGGAGGAGAGAATGAAGAAAAATAGGTCTTCACCCGCGACCCGTTTCGACCTGCGACACCCACACCCAAATTCTGACGATTTTCACCGGAATTCTCACAAATTGGATCAAGGTACCACTTCCAATCAACacctaggccttccctcttcatgtttcaccctaaaaatcatgaaatttgatgGTGAATTGGTGAAGAACGCACCCGTGGGTGCCGCGACTTTCTTgttcaaattcttcaaatcttgaatgttttctttcaattactaacacctttagcattcccttaggacctagaacaaagcccaagcattggttgggacgacggagttgatttgaagacgaattggaactcacccaattctagggttccgcacggattttggtgaaattgaagtgtttccaggccaaattggccttggcctcaggtataaagtttactatACTCATTGAGATAttcaattctgtattttttgagaattgtttgaaatagttggattttccggcgagccggggcggccgaccgccacccgcgacggcccgtgcggcggcgcgtggccaatggcccgccaatgtcattcttagcatgtgtttacggttctaggttcagttttgataattgatggacgtaaattgagtaattggacctaagttcgttacgattcgtggttaggccaaaaggtgaatcgatgatccaaccgtcggatcgtcaccaaactttgatacgttgtaatacgtaatatttgaggattataggaacttaagGATCAGGAATCTGATTTAAGGATctttcggaattggagttgtaagttcataaaatagaatgttaaccgtcacttggttttggaaattgacggagatccgaccgttggatggtaatgaaattttaggatgttgtcctagaggtatattgtggacatCTGGAAGTTATAGATTTGAAATATGAGATGCAGATCTTCcagatcgaactacgtagtgacgtgttttatataagttatatattctatcgatatgatttctaaggttggatttgattattgttctaggcgccgatcgtcatgacgccttgatgtgttgtgctagggagttgttaggcgaactccaggtgagtgggcagtatttctatttatacctatatattattgatatttttcccagaaattgagtttaaatgaaagtacgttttaaaatgccatgcatgcatattatgaaatatatgaattgataattgatgcatatatatatgtgaattggtgttgtggatgcacatgtgagtatcaggtgagttttatgttattcatgtgaatcattgatgatgtgaattgtgttgagagctcataacctgcacccctggtgttagtgcttatattattcaccgcaccgcacgctcaccttggatctaagtaggtgcatgtcgtacagaccgatagagggttccgacatgctagtcgtacagaccactagaggtggttccgactggtaggtgaccttagattatgtgcacagatgattgatgagagaatcACTaaagcgtattattacaccattcttgtcgtacagactacttcaggtagttccgacttatgtgcagagtagcgccgtacaggtcaccgtggtgactccggttggattggatattgagctatagaatcaaccgtacaggaccaactgcagggtctccggttgattccttatttcacctgttacattgatgcatccatattctgtttttgacattatagcatggcatactttttggttttgataaagattgatgatttgagatatttgaaggtatatgctattatgttattttctgggaaagtatacaggttttacagtgaggggttagaaatattttaaatgaaatgtttttcgaaaaactttgttttactgacccactcaattttgttttgcgcccctccaggttctagatagcagagctttggtggccacgaggaatccaacggtgttctgacagaattcacaaaagtatgactcaccctcgggtgtttcatcttagtaattgtatttttaaagcttccgaactgtgtaaatggttacgtcactctcacgtgacggccagcatgccatccttcgggacggggtgtgtcatctaGCGCCTAGGCCTGCTTGGGCGTTCAAATGAAGGTTTCGTGTATCTGGCCCTTTAATCATGCGGCTCCGTGTAAAATTGGCCCGGCAGTTTTGGAGTTCCATTTGTTCTTGACCCATTAGGGTTGTATATTTTGTTTTAGGTTTGGCTTTTAAGTTTGGGTTatggtttttaatatttatatttttggatACTGGAAATTGTATTTTGTTTGGACTAATCTCAGGGTAGGTGCCGTAtgggttttcaaaatttatttatgaattttaattttggcttttaagtttgggttttgggttttagtattATATTTCGATACAAATTTGACATCATTTATGAAATTTGATGCTTTCTGGAGGGGAGTTTGATGATTTCTGATTGTTTGAAACTTATGTAGTTCAAAAGATGATAGAAGCTTTGAATTCAGTAGGCAGAGTTTGAGAGTTCGACTTGCGTGACTATGAAGAAATTGTCTGCATTCGCATCAGGGACAGTGGAGCTGGCGGCTTCGGTGTCTCCCATTCTGACGTTGTTGCTAGGGTTGAATAGGGTAAAGAAGAGATCAGGATCGTTTCTGTAGGAAAGCctttttgggcttatgggtgaCAAAGGGTCAACGCTAGGCTCAAGTAATTTATCGAGGCTGGGAGTTGGTGATTGAAGTTTAGGGTCGGGAAGGGGGGAAAAAGAAGGATGTTGCGAGTCAGAGTAGGATTAGGTTTGGGATAGGAGGGTACAAAGATGAGGGAGCAAGGGGAGGGAGTGATGGAGGAGAGACGATCAGAAATCTAGGGAAAAGATGAAGATCGGCaatctaaggagaaaagtgagagattttttttaattattaaataaaaaattaataatttattaatacatgaggtatgagattgtgatTCGACCCATAGTTATtaactaaaaaattattaatttatcaataattaattattattttatttcagttGACAAAGGAGTGGGCCtcgctgacacaccccgacctaaatcgaggcatgctggccgtcacatgagggtgacgtagccatgtgcgcaTTGCGGAAATGATAAGGATGTAAAGGAAGGTGAATGAATAAAAAACCAAGCTAACTAATTTACATTAAGGAAACCTAAGTGCAGATATGGTGTTTAGGTATAATTGCACattatcagagcataagtagcctaaATGCAGTCGAGCATGACGAAtattaattatacaataccaaaaATGGTCCTACATTAGTGATAATCTGTCAGAGCTACCGTGAATTCCTTgtaagccaccaacaagcactcctaactagaacctggaggggcgcaaaacagaaggtgtgagtgggaaaaaacaaagcttttcaaaaccatttcacttatcaaaagtagtaaccccttgccgtaaaacctgtataattcccagaaaaatagcatGCATATAAATATATCTCAAAACCCTGTTTAAGATAGCAAATCCATAATCatgccatgtcaaatatctTAGCAAGGAAATAAGTAAgtcaggtgaaataaatcaatatgagATGGTACGTCAGCTGGAGTCACCTAACGTAACCTATACAGCTGGATCTAGAACTCATCAACTAGTTCTCTACACacaagtcgaaaccacctaaagtagtctgtacgacagggtgggtgtaaataaatacgctcaagtgctacggtcatgtgaaggctgtgcgaagtatcacaagtcacctacgagtcggaaccacctaaaatggtctgtacgataggctgggtgtaaataaatacgctcaagtgctacggtcacatgaaggttgtgcgaagtattccaagtcacctacgagtcgaaaccaccttaAGTGGTATGTACAacaggctggcacctgccttggatccaaggtgagcgtgtggtatgggaggtgaacgatcacgtgaaggctaggccctgtcctcgggcggagcactaataccggggtgcaggataacAATCTCTAAATGCATCTCAACACAATTACTCACCATTAATATATTCACCtaaagcttacctgagcgtccgcaACATcgagcaacaatatatataaccatactaatgcacaattaaacattgagagcatttgacatggcaaTTCAACAtataaaaccatttaattaaagtttatgggaaaaataccaagtatatatatactaaaaaccaaaagcccactcactgatatgtggaagggcTGTAGCCCCAGAGTCCCGCTTGACTGTGCTCGTCCTCTGGAtatgtctcacctatatgcgaaacaactatttaaacattattttaaggtacataaccaaaactaggtaataacttctcatatgttgctcaattggggtatttgaatataccatcatGGCTTACTTAAccccacgaacatccccatatttttagaaaaaatttccaatcCCACGCTCCAACCAAGGCACGACCACAATTGAGTTTGGGAATATTCCAATCCCACGCTGGACGGAATCCCTAACTGCGTttgggaatattccgttaaataatggaatataccGTTATTTTTACCTGACACCATTAGcatattccatcaactttgacggaatattctcctccttctttgttGGATCGCCGGAGTCCGACGTCGACCACCACTGCTAttgccggtttctggaaaaatttcaaaccttaatatctcatccatttctcaaccaaaattcataaaatttgtaccaatttgaAGCTTAGGACGAGAAGAACACATCCTTACCACTTTGGGGGTCCTAAAACCAACGGAATCTGGTCGGAAAAATCTCGATAATCCGGCCACCTTTGCAACTCGATGAACTCGAgtatcccgacgtccaaatcactccaaaattcttcTATAAGCTTCGTGAAGAAGTTTTAAGGCCTTCTGTGACCTTAGAACTCAATGAAACCTCCGCGATCACAACGGAGTCACAGTGCACCTCACTGGAGATTATGGTTCTTGGGTTTTCTGAAGTCCTCACGTCTAACCAAAGCTCTAGCTCGACTCCTAAGCTTGCAAGGAGCATGAAAACGACTTCCATAACTTCGATCCGTGAGTGATGAAGTTGGTTGAGAGGTTGTCCGTACAGTTGTAcggaaatggaagaaaaatCTGAGAGAGAGGTCAACGggtttgtgtgggtgtgtgtgtggtccaggttTGGGcaaccaaataaaaatttaagttCCAATTGGGCCCAAAAAGTTAGGAAGAGAATGGATTGATCGAAAACCTATGTTCAAACACACCATCACAACTTAACGTTCAAGGGAAAAATCGTCATTCCACGTAATCAAAGACAAAATAGATTatttttcgggacgggctgtcacacccGCTCCTACTACATTATCATTTAACAACCAAATTGACAGAAAATATAACGAAGGTCTGACATTGCaatgaattcataagttgaagtatgacattgtaattttaaaatgtgaggtatgagattgtgatTCGAcctatagttgaggtagttttgtgtaatttccccaaaaaaaaaaaactctttttgTGGATGATAGATACTTGTTAACTATcgtagattttattttttccagAGCTTTCTATTAGCTCTGGATTTACGTAAGATTCCATTAGAGATAAAGGAAAAAGCCTCTCGACTGCGACCAGAACGAACCACTTTAGGGACTGGAGCCGAAGCAAGAACCTGGTGAGAACGATCACAACTACAGGATGGGGGACTTCTCCTTCGAAGAAGGTTGCCAGAGCCAGccaattttcatttaaaatgtAAGATAGTCTTCAACTGCATAAAAGTAGTGCAGAGGACTAATAAGAATTGTGTCTGCCATCTAATTCGTGACGCATGGCGAAATTCTTCAACATTCTACATTTATAATATGTTAATTGATACCAATATACCTGCTAAAACAAACCAACACATACTTGAAAAACTATTTTAGAAGTTCTGGAACACTCTCTCCTCTGTGAGAGACCTTCTCTCCTTCTGTGAGAGCTTCTCCCCCCCCCCCGTTTTGGTGAGGGTCTTCCTCTTGCCCACCTTCTCCGGCGCCGACTCTGGCCTCGGTTGGAGTCGTTCGCCCTTTATCCCTTCCTCATCctgttttcttctcattttcccttctttgcccgttcctctttcttctctacttctttttcttcttcttttctttttgcttcttcCGATGCTTCTCCCTTTTCTCCCCTTGTTCATCTCTGCTCCAATCTGCAGCCGCTTCAAAACTGCGATTTGTTGCGGTACTTCGAGATGGTGTGTAGAGTTCCGGTGGTCCCACCAGCTCGGGTGTTCAACACCACCATCTTCTCACTGTCTCTGCCTTTTCTAGCAGTGTTGTTTGTGGGTTGCCACAAACTTCATCCTGATAGTTGGTTTCTTCTGACCACTTGCTGGCTATCCTTTCCTTATGGCTGTGCTCAGGACGTTCATCGAGATGAGATGCTGCAATTACTTTGGCAATGCTTGGTTGTGGAAGAGGACTTGGTCTGATCGAGATCGGCAACGACTGATGTAGAACTTTCTAGTGTTTGTGGTCTTTTGTGTGTTTTGGGCTTCAACTTCTAGTTGGCCCTTTGTAGTTTGTTTTTTGGGCCcgtgttttgtttgtttatttgtgttgtttgggccttGGGTTTGCTTATGTGTATGGTTTAGTTTGTAATAAAAGTGAAGAAGCCTTTTttcaaaaaaaccaaaccaacacATTATCAACCATTTCCCAATCATCAATCCTACAACACCAAATTcctcatttttttaaaaattttttttaacgGATTACCGCTATGGACAGCATATTCATGTTCCACCCATACATCCATAAGCTTAGGGTAGTAATATTACTCGtaatgataaaagaaaattaaggagAAAGACAATTTGCAATGGTAATCTTGACACTCTTCATTTGATTTGCCGAGGCATTGCCTCAACTTCAGAGAGCTATGTACATAAAAGGACAACTAGATCCTCAGTTTGCATTATATATACAAGAACAACCATCTTTAGGTTGCAATGGGATTAATTTGGACTTACTTAAACCCCATGTATTCATCTGATTAATTACAATTCTCCCTTCAAATATAAGGATTAATGTGAGATGTGTAGTCTCTAATTCCAGCTCCTTCCcatcccatccattcctcccaCATGTCCCAATCTGGATCATTCATTCCCCTCATCGGCTCTTCATCCCCTTCATCGCACGTCTCATACATCTGCAATGGAGTCATCGTTTCTCCTCTCAAATTGCTCATAACAATCTGCGCAAACACATCAACAAAGAAGTAAATCAGATAAATATTCTGGTGTCTTGTCTCAGGGAGCACACAGCATTGTATTGGGACCATACCATTTGATAAAACATCATAATCAGAGGCTTATCCCGGGGATGAGGATCCTCTAGATCTTCACATCCgatccgttcatcatacattgtGCGGCCAgctttcgttaggtactatttgtgtttaattttaaatgaaaaaatttATAATGATTTTTTGCCTCACAATGAACGTATAGGATATGAGCATCCTTAGGATCCTCAAGATGGGATCCTAATCCTTATCCGGAACCTAATACCTAATACCACATAGACTTTCGAATATCTCGAGAGATGCTTATATAATTCAATGTGAGGGTAACCCCATTACATCTACATCAACATCAAACTTCATACCCACACACGAGTCACAATTTTGCTGCATATCTTTATTAAATTTCAAAGTTTTATTTATCAGAAAACAATTTCAGACAAATGCCAAGAGATTAATGACATATGTCCTATTAATTAGTGTTTATACAGTAACTAGTGCTTAAGCAGTCATTAGACTTTATTAGTGTATGATTTAGTTTTCAATGACAGTCTatccatatatattatatgggcTTATCCCTCTCTTCACCAAGTTCAAACCCCGTCCCTAAATTTAGTGTGAGTTTAACCTACTCTTTCtcgggaaaaaaaaattccaataatTTTGCTCACCAgcttttgttttgcaaattagACATATAAGGAGCATATTTGGTTGTGCACATGAATTAACATTTAAcaaccacaaaagaaaaaaacagatTTTGTCCTCCAATTTGTACGTATTCGTTAAATTATAATGAATATCGTaccttttaaaaaataaaaaaatctaaaaaaagaTTAGAAGGAAACATGACACAAAAATGtccaatagaaaaaaaaaaaaaaaaagaggagggaATAGAATTACATACATCATAGGCTTCATTGATCTGGTGAAACTCAACTCCACAATTGTTTCCTCTGCATACGTCTGGATGATACTGCAATTCATCATAACCCAATCAGCCTAAAAAGTCCTACAAATATCACTtaaattctataaataaataaaaaataataattaattgtgATTTTATAAAAACCAACTAAAAAGAGAAAAGTTAAAAGCATTCCAGATcagttaaaattaataaatacatAGATTAGAGATTTATATTtagatttagaaaaaaaaatacaaacctTCAAGGCAAGTTGTCTAAACGCCTTCCTGACCTCAGATTCAGAGGCACCGGGTTGAATCTTCAAAGTCCGGTAAGGATCGATCACGGACGACGCAACACAAGAAACCATCACCCTCTTATTATTATtcaccatcttcttcttccttgccttGTCCTTGAACAGATTCCAGGACGACCCATTGCCCCCAATCACACCTGCTCCAACACACGCCATTCCCAAAATCTCAGAAAACCCAATAATCCTCTCgctactcaaaaaaaaaaaaaagcaaaaaaaaaaacccaatgattttcttggaattggaatgagacCCCTTAACTCAAATCAGAGGGCTTTTTCCTTGAAACTCAATGATTGCAATTTGCTGTACAGAAAAATAGAGATATCGGGGAGAGgacttgctttttttttttctttttttttttttggtggaggAGGACTTGCTTTTTCAAAAGGGCGGAGGAAAGGGTTGTGGATTTATAGAGGGAAAGGGAAGTGAGAGGGAGGAGGGTCCGACTCCTTATCAATCGATCCACGGGATGACCTGTATTGTGTTGTTTTGTGGATTAGGTCCTAATTATATAGAGAGGGTCCTCCTTCGCAAATTGCAATGCTTATCTGAATTTTTCCAAGTCATATTTGGAGactttttgttttgggttttatATCGGGTCACTTCTTAACTCTACAGTGGAGAGATGTTCTTCTttacttataagtaaaaaatTTTAAGTTCAATTATTAAAGGTGAATTTAAACTATATTATTGTTAATTTATTGTAAAGTTAAATCCATCTCCTCTTCATAATGTAAATGACTtcgtttgttttaaaaaaaaaaaaaccggagGATAttctcttttctgtttttgagtTATTCTTCTTTAGCTACCCTTAATTTTAGTACTATTCCATTTTTCTTCTACAACTTATTGATTAAATCTAGACCCGACagtttttgacacgacacgaagATAACGGGTTTCGAGTCAACATGATAAattatcgggtcattatcgggtgacctgTTACAAaccgttaataacgggtataCACACAGGTAACACGTGATTAACCCTTTTcgacctgttaagaaaaaatttattttgataattttaaaatttaattactaaaagatttattataaaatacaatagccatattaatatatacaatatattctagattaaatatatagttttgtattattattctatataagtttaaaaaaaaaaagtttttgtcattatttatttttattatgagagtttcttattattattattaggataaattttacttaacatgttgttgtccaaaattaaaataaactaatacagtatttgtataggcaagaactaaaaggacatacatacaagtatgaaaaatgtgaaagaatatataaacactcgtgattcatcattattccttcatgagtagataatggttacacgtACTTAtcgtttaaatttttaaaatcctctaaaccttcatgaataatgttttttatttgagggaaaaattaataaaattaataataattattgtagaaatgtaaaaaatgtaaaaaaaaatatacaatcacttatagtgacaaactttacaactttcatgaaggggtcagcttcgaaattTAACACTATAAtttataaaccttaaatttatatttaaccgtcgattgtcatttacgctttattcttcttactgaatttcattttttaaattttcttttttgaaaacatgatcatctggcggatgtaagaagatgaacagttcagatctttgatatcacattttgatatttacggttaactgaaatatgagtcgatgtcatatagtttgtagaaactttataaacatcaaacaatattttcactaaccgtaaaactctgaatataatatcaatgatccaaaccgttcatcttcctgcatcctctaatagatcaagttttcaaaaaataaaatcttaaaaaacaaaatttgatgagaacaatgaagcgtaaatgtaaacaacaattaaCGGTTAAATTtggatctatgatttatatgattatagtggcaaatttcgaagttaaactcttcatgaaagttgtaaagcttgtcattacgagtgtttatatattttttctatatgttttttacacttctacattaattaaaaaactattaaagactttaggtaagtgaaatatacttaaaagaaaaatgcgtttttatgttttggatgtgataatatgatatgtatatacttatttagtattatatttttcatttgattatttattggtttaaaatatattttccttaacgggtaacgggtcaggtcatattacctgttaatattatcaagTCGATTTCGGATCAGGTCATTttacctgtttattttaatgggtattacatgacacgacccgttaagatatcggatatgacacaaaaacaacacgaacacggaaaataCAACATGAATGCCAGGTCTAACTAAATCCAACTTTTCCATTTATTGTTGATGTGTACCCTTcattttattataatattttaatgaggTCCATCAccccttttcttttgtttagaaaattttgaaatatcaTATGAAATTATACACTTCTTCTCTTTCAAATGTAAGACTCCCGTCGCCAGCAAATGTTCGTATCACGCATTgtgaattgtaacatcccacatcgcctaggggagtggacctgtaagccttatatgtatattcctatctctacctagcacgaggcattttgggagctcactgacttcgggttccattggaactccgaagttaagcgagttcggcgagagcaatcccatgatgggtgacccactatgAAGTTCTAGTGtaagttcccataaacaaaaccgtaagggcgtggtcagggctcaaagcggataatatcgtgctacgatggagtTGAGCTtgggatgtggtaggggcctgggccgggatgtgacaatttggtatcatagcCAATCCCTGACcggatgtgtgccgacgaggatgtcgagccctt is a genomic window of Malus domestica chromosome 09, GDT2T_hap1 containing:
- the LOC103443988 gene encoding chaperone protein dnaJ 8, chloroplastic-like isoform X2, with the translated sequence MVNNNKRVMVSCVASSVIDPYRTLKIQPGASESEVRKAFRQLALKYHPDVCRGNNCGVEFHQINEAYDIVMSNLRGETMTPLQMYETCDEGDEEPMRGMNDPDWDMWEEWMGWEGAGIRDYTSHINPYI
- the LOC103443988 gene encoding chaperone protein dnaJ 8, chloroplastic-like isoform X1, which translates into the protein MACVGAGVIGGNGSSWNLFKDKARKKKMVNNNKRVMVSCVASSVIDPYRTLKIQPGASESEVRKAFRQLALKYHPDVCRGNNCGVEFHQINEAYDIVMSNLRGETMTPLQMYETCDEGDEEPMRGMNDPDWDMWEEWMGWEGAGIRDYTSHINPYI